The genomic DNA CGGCAAAAATAAGAAACCCGATAGAAATACTGCTATCGAGGTAAAAAAATGAACTATAAACTTAAAAAACAACTTTATTCTATTCACTAAAAGAAGGCGCAGTTATCCAACTGGTTATACTTACCAATATTTAAATAATAAATAATGCTATGGATGCAACCACTACAAAAAAGGAAATCAAACAGTAAAGAAAAAACCTTCCAATTAACACTGAAAGGCCTTTGTATTTTATTAAAGTAAATTATACTAAATAGTAAAATCTCCTTTTGCTTTATGATCGCTATTTTCATAACGTTCTATGCATTTATCTAGAATTTCATATGCTTCATTAGCATCTCCCCATTCTCCAATATCTACCTTTTTCTTTTCTAAATCTTTATACACCTGAAAAAAGTGAGTGATCTCTTTTTGGCGGTGTGGATTTAAATCAGATAAGTCATTATAACGATTCCAAATAGGGTCTGATACAGGCACGCACACTATCTTTTCATCAGGACCTTTTTCATCAGCCATATGAAAAACTCCAATAGGCTTTACTTCCATTACACACATTGGAAAGGTTGGTTCTGCTCCTAATACTAATACATCTAAAGGATCTCCATCTAGCGCCAATGTTTTAGGTATAAAACCATAATCTCCTGGGTACATCATTGAAGAAAATAACATTCTATCAAAACGTATTTTTTTCAATTCAAAATCATATTCGTATTTATTTCTGCTTCCTTTTGGTATTTCTATTAGAACATCTACCGTCTTTCTTTCTTTTGCAGTCATATGTTTATTTTTTCATTTTTAAAAATCGGACAGCAAAAGTAAGAATTTATTCTTTCTTGAAGGCTAAAGTTTTGATTATTTTCATGATAGATAATAATTATAGCCCTGGATTTATTGCAATACGTACCGCAAACTTAGGGGTAGGGATTGCTATTGAATTTGTTGGAGGCGTATAATTACTTCTCCAAATAGCATCAATTCTTAAAAAACGAAGATTTCCATATCCAATATTCTCTACGCCAACACTATACTCATAATACAATTTATTTGAAGGAGCATTATGATTAATTGAAGAGTACCCATCATTTATTTCTTTATTACTCTTAGAAATTGTTCCGTAAGCAGCTCTAAAACTAACCAGACTACGTAATTTCAGCTTTTTAAGAAGCGGAATTCTATTTAAAATAAATCCATTAAAATGATGTTCAAAATGAGTTGCCACATAAGCATCTGTCACAAAATCATAATAATTCATTAAAGCAAATGTATTCCTAACCAGCGAAAATGATTGGTTTGCAGGAATTGGGCTCAACAATCCTATCGGCACGGTACCAAATGTTTTCCCGCCTTCTATTGTTGCGTCTAAAAGTCCTAATTTACCTAATAAAATAGGTTGACTGTATAAAAATTGTAGTTTATCATAATCAAAAGAAC from Tenacibaculum maritimum NCIMB 2154 includes the following:
- a CDS encoding inorganic diphosphatase, translating into MTAKERKTVDVLIEIPKGSRNKYEYDFELKKIRFDRMLFSSMMYPGDYGFIPKTLALDGDPLDVLVLGAEPTFPMCVMEVKPIGVFHMADEKGPDEKIVCVPVSDPIWNRYNDLSDLNPHRQKEITHFFQVYKDLEKKKVDIGEWGDANEAYEILDKCIERYENSDHKAKGDFTI